One Aspergillus oryzae RIB40 DNA, chromosome 2 genomic window carries:
- a CDS encoding uncharacterized protein (predicted protein) has product MYYVLYLASLCRRRRWPEPQFEAYEGPTGYTCIVRVNNREYQTDTVYQNETLARENAAMRAYLICRNFSVNDGMYPAGHDHGGIVQGMPVAIGTGRKARYDDTDTSTSGGSRSGGSSPESYEGGRFVQDRPAVPSRALAFSSRGM; this is encoded by the exons ATGTACTATGTTTTATACCTTGCGA GTCTCTGCCGACGCCGTCGCTGGCCGGAGCCCCAGTTCGAGGCCTATGAAGGTCCTACCGGGTATACCTGCATTGTTCGCGTCAACAATCGGGAATACCAGACGGACACTGTTTACCAAAACGAAACCCTGGCTCGAGAGAATGCAGCAATGCGAGCATACCTCATCTGTCGGAATTTCTCCGTCAACGATGGCATGTATCCAGCTGGACATGACCACGGAGGAATCGTCCAGGGAATGCCTGTGGCGATAGGTACTGGACGAAAGGCCCGCTATGATGATACCGATACATCGAccagtggaggaagcagaagcGGAGGGAGCAGTCCCGAAAGCTACGAGGGAGGACGATTCGTTCAGGACAGACCCGCTGTGCCCTCGAGGGCCCTCGCATTCAGCAGCCGTGGAATGTAG
- a CDS encoding uncharacterized protein (predicted protein) encodes MRAAVRRVSAFGALAKRPIGVHGSRWYTISPVAGQSRVACGVLAGRQGQGTLGFGLPVSMQVRRFAHFDAIQEDKRETREELERLEIKEKDRQRSAESEDGEQGSQSKLANAMSKGKLLTTPSRLFKVLIPLPTASHNSKHDDIEPIAILIHPQQPLSYLERLIQDEIPPISIDGAKPRAPAVSFIALQMDDNPVKPKKSMYETTDTEVHRLGGIGAGHEAKQRRRRPDEEDDTYSYLRRGEPGKSNREERFVRWSQSTEIGDFVRDASRAREFIVSIEGGPAGVRQIQVTVPSFDQRTHFLRMRLRKISGRIQSIAEIKHECDALAHRGAQRVAVGGLGILGMWWYLVYKLTFETDLGWDTMEPVTYLVSLSTLMGGYLWFLYHNREISYKSALDFTISARQKKLYERKGVDLHEWESLIDEGNLLRREIKTIAAEYDVVWDEKKDERDERVTEALRKERNQKNGSSRTKENEDDD; translated from the exons ATGAGGGCGGCTGTGCGTCGGGTGTCTGCCTTTGGGGCGTTGGCGAAACGACCCATCGGCGTGCACGGATCGAGGTGGTATACTATTTCGCCGGTGGCAGGTCAGTCGCGCGTTGCTTGTGGTGTTTTGGCTGGGAGACAGGGTCAGGGGACTTTAGGGTTCGGGCTCCCTGTGTCGATGCAGGTGCGGCGATTCGCGCATTTTGATGCCATCCAGGAGGACAAGAGGGAGACgagggaggagctggagaggCTTGagatcaaagagaaagaccGGCAGCGGAGTGCTGAGAGCGAAGATGGGGAGCAGGGCTCGCAGTCGAAGCTTGCAAATGCAATGTCGAAGG GGAAATTGTTGACGACGCCGTCGAGACTCTTCAAGGTTCTTATTCCGTTACCTACTGCTAGTCATAATAGTAAACATGATG acattgagcCGATAGCTATCCTGATACATCCTCAACAGCCGTTATCCTACCTCGAACGTCTCATTCAGGATGAGATTCCCCCAATTTCAATCGATGGTGCTAAGCCAAGGGCGCCTGCTGTCTCTTTTATTGCTCTTCAGATGGACGACAACCCGGTCAAGCCTAAGAAATCGATGTATGAGACGACCGACACTGAGGTACACCGATTAGGGGGAATCGGGGCAGGACATGAAGCTAAGCAACGGAGACGTCGACcggacgaggaggatgacacATACAGCTATCTCCGGCGTGGTGAACCCGGCAAGAGCAACAGGGAGGAACGATTCGTACGCTGGTCCCAGTCCACCGAGATCGGCGACTTTGTCCGTGATGCCTCCCGGGCTCGAGAATTCATCGTCAGTATCGAAGGGGGTCCGGCTGGTGTGCGCCAGATCCAGGTTACTGTTCCTTCGTTCGATCAGCGAACACATTTCTTAAGAATGCGGCTGCGGAAGATCTCCGGAAGGATTCAGAGCATCGCGGAGATCAAGCACGAATGCGATGCCTTGGCACACCGTGGAGCGCAGCGTGTGGCCGTGGGAGGCCTCGGTATTCTCGGCATGTGGTGGTACCTTGTGTACAAACTGACGTTCGAGACGGACCTGGGCTGGGACACGATGGAACCGGTGACGTATCTGGTCAGTTTGTCAACTCTGATGGGGGGCTACTTATGGTTCCTCTACCACAACCGGGAAATATCCTATAAGTCAGCGCTCGACTTTACGATTAGCGCgcggcagaagaagctgtaTGAGAGGAAGGGGGTGGACCTCCATGAGTGGGAGTCACTGATCGATGAAGGGAATTTATTGCGAAGAGAGATCAAAACTATTGCAGCAGAATACGACGTTGTGtgggatgaaaagaaagacgagcGAGATGAACGCGTGACGGAAGCTTTAAGAAAGGAGCGAAACCAAAAGAACGGCTCGAGTCGGACGAAAGAAAACGAGGACGATGATTAA
- a CDS encoding uncharacterized protein (predicted protein) → MAPVGPRASKEEFMQALALDSQDPQHEQIYRAMRDEAIIVYNRLNEDTSHLLDSVANDPSTRPPFFWHHIRPERQRWGIIEIAQNAGPLTRPFFTRGATAGEYGPNWVSGWLLYSVFRSRDVRNNRNRRKGDDQGQSSKTKKQEEDAPPKKYYDPVRNG, encoded by the exons ATGGCTCCTGTCGGACCTCGTGCCTCGAAGGAGGAGTTTATGCAGGCTCTGGCCTTGGATTCGCAGGATCCCCAGCATGAGCAGATTTACAGGGCTATGAGG gatgaAGCGATCATCGTTTACAATCGTCTTAACGAAGATACCTCGCATCTCCTCGATAGCGTAGCGAACGACCCGTCTACCCGGCCCCCCTTCTTCTGGCATCATATCCGTCCCGAGCGCCAACGGTGGGGGATCATTGAGATCGCGCAGAATGCTGGACCCTTGACTCGTCCTTTCTTCACTCGCGGCGCTACGGCCGGTGAGTACGGTCCGAATTGGGTGTCGGGGTGGTTGCTGTACAGTGTGTTCCGGTCGAGGGATGTTCGGAATAATCGCAATCGGCGAAAGGGGGACGATCAAG GCCAAAGctcgaagacgaagaaacaggaagaagatgcgcCGCCGAAGAAGTATTATGATCCGGTGCGAAATGGGTAG
- a CDS encoding Hpt domain-containing protein (predicted protein) translates to MKEHIDKATFDQILEMDDDPDDRDFSMGIVVGFFEQAEGTFKKMEKALEKKDLKELSSLGHFLKGSSATLGLTKVKDACEEIQNYGAGKDKTGTNPITEEDSLKKIDESLATCQADYKVVEKSLRKFFGVENDSEKNVDK, encoded by the exons ATGAAAGAACACATCGACAAGGCCACATTTGACCAGATCCTGGAGATGGACGACGACCCCGATGATAGGGACTTCAGCATGGGAATTGTCGTTGGCTTCTTTGAACAAGCTGAGGGCACCTTtaagaagatggaaaaagCTCT agagaagaaagacctCAAAGAGCTGTCTTCACTGGGACATTTCTTGAAAGGCTCGTCAGCTACTCTGGGACTGACTAAGGTCAAGGATGCATGTGAGGAGATCCAGAACTACGGTGCCGGGAAGGATAAGACGGGTACCAACCCCATAACGGAAGAGGATTctctgaagaagattgaCGAGAGCCTGGCGACGTGCCAGGCGGATTACAAAGTAGTAGAGAAATCCCTCCGCAAATTTTTCGGCGTCGAAAACGACAGCGAGAAGAACGTCGACAAGTAG
- a CDS encoding protein tyrosine phosphatase-like domain-containing protein (protein tyrosine phosphatase-like protein PTPLA (contains Pro instead of catalytic Arg)), translated as MSSKPASPRGPKGLTKLYLLGYNAASLTLWATCTLRGFYLLTTNTPENIPAIFNDIFWPLLATTQTLAVLEIFHSLLGIVRAPVTTTAMQVASRLLLIWGVMFLFHEQGDGTGIVGAPTETVKVGDYAFLGCLSAWGVTECIRYGFFALQVMGAGVPGWLTWLRYNTFYVLYPLGITSECVMVVKALEPAAEFNPLYRWFLIVVLGIYVPGSYILYTHMIAQRKKVLKKRAE; from the exons ATGTCTTCCAAACCCGCTTCTCCTCGGGGCCCCAAAGGCCTCACAAAGCTGTATCTCCTAGGCTACAACGCTGCCAGCTTAACCCTCTGGGCAACCTGCACCCTCCGCGGCTTCTACCTCCTCACAACCAACACCCCAGAGAACATTCCCGCCATCTTCAACGACATCTTCTGGCCTCTCCTGGCAACAACCCAAACTCTGGCCGTCCTGGAGATCTTCCATAGCTTGCTCGGCATCGTGCGCGCCCCCGTCACCACGACCGCGATGCAGGTCGCGAGCCGACTGCTTCTCATCTGGGGTGTGATGTTCCTGTTCCACGAACAAGGTGACGGCACAGGTATCGTGGGAGCTCCCACGGAGACGGTTAAGGTGGGCGATTATGCATTCCTGGGTTGCTTGAGCGCCTGGGGCGTGACCGAGTGTATTCGGTATGGGTTCTTTGCCTTGCAGGTTATGGGCGCGGGTGTGCCCGGGTGGTTGACTTGGTTGAG ATACAACACTTTCTATGTGCTTTATCCTCTTGGTATCACCAGTGAGTGCGTCATGGTCGTCAAGGCCCTGGAGCCGGCTGCCGAGTTTAACCCTTTGTACCGGTGGTTCTTGATTGTCGTTCTGGGTATCTATGTGCCTG GTTCTTACATCTTGTACACGCATATGATTGcccagaggaagaaggtgctcaagaagagggcGGAGTAG
- a CDS encoding adaptin-binding domain-containing protein (predicted protein) → MPEPSPHPRKQDPTIIPNPRRLLILTPSQHSHTTIPPFLHSLTGTPVVDPPTSTIDQKPDTDSKGDTTTTTTTTTTFAGYTTHPPLKLENRYYKAEVPIWVDEIPLDNSPGDVNANVDIDTQHERSGLNPEDKEGQGEGDLLTPKTWQKEFSGPEAKVVRDAIGGVVISPSTEQDMEERPEWKGLKTFLEAVGFVKGVMDEERGGLGDVLGLVVLVGRGRESGVGARTISGDPDEVNDLGEEEVFSVPWWEDKLFDLGLVGFEVVNWDPREVGLSEERDRFGEYQGMRRVREILETHDWASTPSGESGGVDDVEDELEGHLLEDGFDLEVNELEREMVGLRFAIENGGDDLGGIDGDDEIKVESMEALMLRMKAIKGSTCYAL, encoded by the exons atgcCCGAACCAAGCCCACACCCACGAAAACAAGATCCAACCATAATTCCCAACCCCCGCCGCCTCCTCATCCTAACCCCCTCGCAACACTCCCACACCACAATCCCCCCATTCCTCCACTCCTTAACCGGGACACCTGTTGTCGATCCCCCGACCTCGACAATCGACCAAAAGCCAGATACAGATTCTAAGGGCGATacgacaacgacaacaacgACGACGACTACATTCGCAGGCTACACGACACATCCCCCGCTTAAACTCGAGAATAGGTATTATAAAGCTGAGGTGCCGATTTGGGTTGATGAGATTCCTTTGGACAATTCCCCTGGGGATGTGAATGCGAATGTGGATATAGATACACAACATGAACGATCGGGGTTAAACCCCGAAGATaaagaaggacaaggagaaggagaccTCCTCACACCGAAAACATGGCAGAAAGAATTCTCAGGCCCAGAAGCCAAGGTCGTTAGAGATGCTATTGGGGGTGTGGTTATTT CTCCATCTACAGAACAAGACATGGAAGAAAGACCGGAGTGGAAGGGTCTGAAGACGTTCCTGGAAGCTGTGGGCTTTGTTAAGGGCGTTATGGATGAGGAGAGAGGGGGATTGGGTGATGTTCTTGggttggttgttttggtgggTAGGGGGAGAGAGTCGGGTGTTGGTGCTAGGACTATTTCTGGGGATCCGGATGAGGTCAATGACttgggggaggaagaggtgtTTTCTGTCCCCTGGTGGGAGGATAAATTGTTTGATCTTGGGTTGGTGGGGTTCGAGGTTGTTAATTGGGATCCTAGGGAGGTTGGGCTGAGTGAGGAGAGGGATCGCTTTGGGG AGTATCAGGGTATGCGAAGGGTGAGGGAGATTCTGGAGACGCATGACTGGGCTTCGACGCCTTCTGGGGAGTCGGGTGGTGTGGACGATGTCGAGGATGAGCTTGAGGGGCATTTGCTTGAGGATGGGTTTGATTTGGAGGTGAACGAGCTGGAACGGGAGATGGTTGGGCTGCGGTTTGCGATAGAGAATGGAGGTGACGATTTAGGTGGGAttgacggcgatgatgaaatcAAGGTCGAGTCGATGGAGGCGTTGATGCTGAGGATGAAAGCTATTAAAG GTTCTACTTGTTACGCGTTATGA
- a CDS encoding putative small nuclear ribonucleoprotein SmD3 (small nuclear ribonucleoprotein Sm D3), which yields MGKLTSTIGIPIKLLNEAQGHVVTLEITSGVVYRGKLLEAEDNMNVQLKDITVTARDGRVSHLDQVYIRGSHVRFFIVPDMLRNAPMFRSRGQRGRGVGLARGKATVQRARGQRRG from the exons ATGGGCAAATTGACCTCCACGATCGGTATCCCGATCAAGCTTCTTAACGAAGCCCAG GGCCACGTTGTCACCCTGGAAATCACCTCCGGAGTCGTGTATCGAGGAAAACTTCTCGAGG CCGAGGATAACATGAACGTTCAACTGAAGGATATCACGGTCACTGCTCGAGATGGTCGCGTGTCGCATTTGGATCAGGTTTATATTCGCGGAAGCCATGTGAGGTTCTTCATTGTTCCGGATATGTTGCG GAACGCCCCCATGTTCCGCTCACGAGGCCAGCGCGGCCGCGGTGTCGGTCTCGCTCGTGGTAAGGCCACCGTGCAGCGTGCCCGGGGCCAACGGAGGGGTTAG